In Actinomycetota bacterium, a single window of DNA contains:
- a CDS encoding hydrogenase iron-sulfur subunit has protein sequence RFLTTGPAGAVVVPEPLAIGRLPRHTVDAIVRREKNHVPVVDPAERVKSFVEAEGGFDIDMAIYEAGRCMNCGRGAEIIAEKCAACLTCVRVCPFGAPYITEARVAGFNWDSCQSCGICAAECPGMAIHVGFNDDTLINERIDAATSGIVAFGCQLGKPEIYNPVSKATSAPPGLNFVKLMCASRLDMRHILRAIENGVDGVAVMACPDDKCRYRKGVNWAEVRANRVKRLLDEIGIGGERVEFMGSFATPEEARQAIGAFRAALAELGPNPLNKVMVK, from the coding sequence CGTTTTTTGACCACCGGCCCCGCCGGCGCGGTTGTCGTGCCCGAGCCGCTCGCTATCGGCAGGCTTCCGCGGCACACCGTCGACGCGATAGTGCGCAGAGAGAAGAACCATGTCCCCGTCGTCGACCCGGCGGAGCGCGTCAAGAGCTTTGTGGAGGCCGAGGGCGGCTTCGATATCGATATGGCTATCTACGAGGCGGGGCGCTGCATGAACTGCGGGCGCGGCGCCGAGATAATCGCCGAGAAATGCGCGGCTTGTCTGACCTGCGTGCGGGTCTGCCCGTTCGGCGCGCCGTATATCACCGAGGCGCGCGTAGCCGGTTTCAATTGGGATAGCTGCCAGTCCTGCGGCATTTGCGCGGCGGAATGCCCCGGCATGGCGATACATGTCGGCTTCAATGATGATACACTTATAAATGAGCGGATAGACGCGGCTACGAGCGGTATCGTTGCCTTCGGCTGCCAGCTTGGCAAGCCCGAGATATATAACCCGGTCTCCAAGGCGACATCCGCGCCGCCCGGTCTCAACTTCGTAAAACTGATGTGCGCGAGTCGCCTCGACATGCGGCACATCCTGCGCGCGATTGAGAACGGTGTCGACGGCGTGGCCGTCATGGCCTGCCCCGATGACAAATGCCGCTATCGCAAGGGCGTCAACTGGGCCGAGGTTCGCGCCAATCGCGTGAAGCGGCTCCTCGACGAGATAGGCATCGGCGGTGAGCGCGTCGAGTTCATGGGCTCGTTCGCGACCCCGGAAGAGGCGCGGCAAGCTATAGGTGCGTTCAGGGCCGCGCTCGCCGAGCTGGGGCCGAATCCTCT